From the genome of Varibaculum prostatecancerukia, one region includes:
- a CDS encoding sugar phosphate isomerase/epimerase family protein: MAMNLGAYTACLHNFTLPEALDHLKSFGLTGAEVNVGGFIPSPHCPVDLLIGSKTAREDYLGIFEEKGMRLAGLNTSGNVADPLPDVGPRHTYDLKRAIELAGKLGVGEIVCMSGLPGTDPDAKYPAWVVNPWNGEQLEVLEYQYGVLEKFWKEMDLRAQDAGVKLAWELHPTNTVFTPTQFLEFEERVGGFKNIGVNMDPSHLMWQGMDIMKSIELLGDKIVHVHAKDTKIEPGVATRGVLDPSFGPVPEDESARTPVGMDHYCSSWPSDPAWRFVAIGEGHDVPWWSEFLSAIAKIDPEMNINIEHEDAAYDQLEGIRLGAENLIAAQSA; the protein is encoded by the coding sequence ATGGCTATGAATCTAGGTGCTTACACCGCTTGTCTACACAACTTCACCCTGCCCGAGGCACTCGATCATTTGAAATCCTTCGGGTTAACCGGCGCGGAAGTAAACGTGGGAGGCTTCATTCCCTCCCCGCACTGCCCGGTTGACCTGCTCATCGGTTCAAAAACCGCTCGCGAAGACTACCTGGGGATTTTCGAAGAAAAAGGAATGCGCCTCGCCGGGCTGAACACCTCCGGTAACGTCGCCGACCCGCTGCCCGATGTGGGGCCGCGCCACACCTATGACCTTAAGCGCGCCATCGAACTTGCCGGAAAACTCGGAGTCGGAGAAATCGTGTGTATGTCCGGTCTGCCCGGCACCGATCCGGACGCCAAATATCCGGCATGGGTAGTTAACCCCTGGAACGGTGAACAGCTAGAAGTCCTGGAATACCAGTACGGGGTGCTAGAGAAATTCTGGAAAGAAATGGATCTGCGCGCCCAAGATGCGGGAGTGAAACTGGCGTGGGAACTGCACCCCACCAACACCGTTTTCACCCCCACCCAGTTCCTAGAGTTCGAGGAACGCGTCGGCGGTTTCAAGAACATCGGGGTAAATATGGATCCCTCTCACCTGATGTGGCAGGGGATGGACATTATGAAATCCATTGAACTGCTCGGTGACAAGATCGTGCACGTGCATGCCAAAGACACCAAGATTGAGCCGGGAGTAGCCACTCGCGGGGTACTCGATCCTTCCTTCGGGCCGGTTCCCGAGGACGAATCCGCGCGTACCCCAGTAGGGATGGATCACTACTGCTCGTCCTGGCCTTCTGATCCCGCCTGGCGCTTCGTTGCCATCGGTGAAGGTCACGACGTGCCTTGGTGGAGTGAGTTCCTATCGGCGATCGCCAAGATCGATCCGGAAATGAACATCAACATCGAGCACGAGGATGCCGCCTACGATCAGCTAGAAGGCATCCGCCTCGGGGCAGAAAACCTGATCGCCGCGCAGAGCGCTTAG